The Dokdonella koreensis DS-123 genome has a segment encoding these proteins:
- a CDS encoding DcaP family trimeric outer membrane transporter encodes MYVRSGTSLRRTALALACALGLPGLAAADEAREAALEARVSQLEQQLTEVLTELRSQRAAAAAAPAPAAAAVVPAGKQPIQVVSITPGSPAGTTFRYGGFIKADFMATKAHDGQLADGAVGRALYVPSQTPVGGSASDIDYDAHAKFSRFGLGVDTVSENGDKGGAFVEMDFFGNALGNQNATNTYGVTLRHAYAYWNKWLAGQTWSNFMDVGALPEAVDFIGPTDGVIFVRQAQVRYTTGGFSVALENPETLIIPNGGGATVASDRGAFPDLTLRYGWKGDWGTFGIGGLIRDLSVDRPAAGSVAAADDRSVGGAVTVGGKWNLGKNDDLRYQLTAGNGFSRYIGLGITGDTAIDTDGNLDSIGGLAGFVAWRHAFSPKTRFNLIYARSQYDNPVALTGGNATEMVQSIRANVFYSPLPKVDVGAELMVGERELENGTDGRLTRLQFTTKYSF; translated from the coding sequence ATGTATGTACGCAGCGGAACCTCGTTGCGCAGGACCGCGCTGGCGCTCGCCTGCGCGCTGGGCTTGCCCGGCCTGGCAGCGGCCGACGAAGCACGTGAAGCGGCCCTGGAGGCGCGCGTCAGCCAGCTCGAGCAGCAGCTGACCGAGGTCCTGACCGAGCTCAGATCCCAACGGGCCGCTGCCGCCGCGGCGCCGGCCCCTGCCGCGGCAGCGGTGGTTCCGGCGGGCAAACAGCCGATCCAGGTCGTTTCGATCACGCCCGGCTCGCCGGCGGGCACCACGTTCCGCTACGGGGGCTTCATCAAGGCGGACTTCATGGCGACCAAGGCGCACGACGGGCAGCTGGCCGACGGCGCCGTCGGCCGTGCGCTCTACGTGCCCAGCCAGACGCCGGTCGGCGGATCGGCTTCGGACATCGACTACGATGCCCACGCCAAGTTCTCGCGCTTCGGCCTCGGTGTCGACACGGTCAGCGAGAACGGCGACAAGGGCGGCGCCTTCGTCGAGATGGACTTCTTCGGCAACGCGCTCGGCAACCAGAACGCGACGAACACCTACGGCGTGACGCTGCGCCATGCCTACGCCTACTGGAACAAGTGGCTGGCCGGCCAGACCTGGTCCAACTTCATGGACGTCGGCGCGCTGCCCGAGGCGGTCGACTTCATCGGCCCGACCGACGGCGTGATCTTCGTGCGCCAGGCGCAGGTCCGCTACACCACCGGCGGCTTCTCGGTCGCGCTGGAGAATCCGGAAACCCTGATCATCCCGAACGGCGGCGGCGCCACGGTGGCGTCCGACCGCGGCGCCTTCCCGGATCTCACGCTGCGCTACGGCTGGAAGGGCGACTGGGGCACGTTCGGCATCGGTGGCCTGATCCGCGACCTGTCGGTCGACCGTCCCGCGGCCGGCAGCGTAGCCGCAGCCGACGACCGCTCGGTCGGCGGCGCCGTGACGGTCGGCGGCAAGTGGAACCTCGGCAAGAACGACGATCTGCGCTACCAGCTGACCGCCGGCAACGGCTTCAGCCGCTACATCGGTCTGGGCATCACCGGCGATACGGCGATCGACACCGACGGCAATCTCGATTCGATCGGCGGCCTGGCCGGCTTCGTCGCCTGGCGTCATGCGTTCTCGCCGAAGACGCGGTTCAACCTGATCTACGCGCGCAGCCAGTACGACAACCCGGTCGCGCTGACCGGCGGCAACGCGACGGAGATGGTGCAGAGCATCCGCGCCAACGTGTTCTATTCGCCGTTGCCCAAGGTCGACGTCGGTGCCGAGCTGATGGTCGGCGAGCGCGAGCTCGAGAACGGAACGGACGGCAGGCTCACGCGCCTGCAGTTCACCACGAAGTATTCATTCTGA
- the acs gene encoding acetate--CoA ligase: MTKLHPVPDTFAAHARIDRAQYETAYAESVKDPAAFWDRIGRRLDWITPYTQVKDVSYDARDLHIRWYYDGELNVSANCLDRHLAARGDKTAIIWEGDDPAESRRVSYRELHAEVCKAANLLTSLGIRKDDRVAIYLPMIPEAAVAMLACTRIGAIHTIVFAGFSPDSLASRIADSQCKLVITADEGLRGKKKVPLKANVDEALKRPNTNSVETVLVVRRTGGAIDMQVPRDRWWHALLADQPATHAPVACEAEHPLFILYTSGSTGTPKGVLHTTGGYLVYASFTHEAVFDLREDDVYWCTADIGWVTGHSYLIYGPLANGATTVMFEGVPNFPDSSRFWQVVDKHKVTLFYTAPTAIRALMREGEDPVRKTSRASLRLLGSVGEPINPEAWEWYYRVVGDSRCPIVDTWWQTETGGILITPLPGATDLKPGSATLPFFGITPQIVDANGAVLEGAAEGNLVLTDSWPGQMRTVYGDHQRFIDTYFRTYPGTYFTGDGARRDEDGYYWITGRVDDVINVSGHRLGTAEVESALVAHPQVAEAAVVGCPHDIKGQGIYAYVTLKTGVEPTDALRKELVAWVRKEIGPIATPDHLQWAPGLPKTRSGKIMRRILRKIAENQPDALGDTSTLADPSVVANLVNERLVR; encoded by the coding sequence ATGACCAAGCTCCATCCCGTCCCCGACACCTTCGCGGCCCATGCGCGCATCGACAGGGCGCAGTACGAGACGGCCTATGCCGAATCGGTGAAGGATCCCGCCGCGTTCTGGGACCGGATCGGCCGACGCCTGGACTGGATCACGCCCTACACCCAGGTGAAGGACGTCTCCTATGACGCGCGCGACCTGCACATCCGCTGGTACTACGACGGCGAGCTGAACGTCTCGGCCAACTGCCTGGATCGGCACCTGGCCGCACGCGGCGACAAGACCGCGATCATCTGGGAGGGCGACGATCCGGCCGAATCACGTCGCGTGAGCTACCGCGAGCTGCACGCCGAGGTGTGCAAGGCGGCGAACCTGCTCACCAGCCTCGGCATCCGCAAAGACGACCGTGTCGCGATCTACCTGCCGATGATCCCCGAAGCGGCAGTGGCGATGCTGGCCTGCACGCGCATCGGCGCGATCCATACGATCGTCTTCGCGGGCTTCTCGCCCGACTCGCTGGCCAGCCGCATCGCCGACAGCCAGTGCAAGCTCGTGATCACGGCCGACGAGGGCCTGCGCGGCAAGAAGAAGGTGCCGCTGAAGGCCAACGTCGACGAGGCACTCAAGCGTCCCAACACCAACAGCGTCGAGACCGTTCTCGTCGTGCGCCGCACCGGCGGCGCGATCGACATGCAGGTGCCACGCGACCGCTGGTGGCACGCGCTGCTGGCCGACCAGCCGGCGACGCACGCACCGGTCGCCTGCGAAGCCGAGCATCCGCTGTTCATCCTCTACACCTCCGGATCGACCGGCACACCCAAGGGCGTGCTGCACACCACCGGCGGCTACCTGGTCTACGCCAGCTTCACCCATGAAGCCGTCTTCGACCTGCGCGAGGACGACGTCTACTGGTGCACGGCCGACATCGGCTGGGTCACCGGGCACAGCTACCTGATCTACGGACCGCTGGCCAACGGCGCGACCACCGTCATGTTCGAGGGCGTGCCGAACTTCCCGGACTCCTCGCGGTTCTGGCAGGTCGTGGACAAGCACAAGGTCACGCTGTTCTACACGGCACCGACGGCGATTCGCGCACTGATGCGCGAAGGCGAGGATCCGGTCAGGAAGACTTCGCGCGCATCCCTGCGCCTGCTCGGCTCGGTCGGCGAGCCGATCAATCCGGAGGCCTGGGAGTGGTACTACCGCGTGGTCGGCGACAGCCGCTGCCCGATCGTCGACACCTGGTGGCAGACCGAGACCGGCGGCATCCTGATCACGCCGCTGCCGGGCGCGACCGACCTCAAGCCCGGCTCGGCGACGCTGCCGTTCTTCGGCATCACGCCGCAGATCGTCGACGCCAACGGCGCCGTCCTGGAAGGCGCGGCCGAAGGCAACCTGGTGCTGACCGATTCCTGGCCCGGCCAGATGCGGACCGTCTACGGCGATCACCAGCGCTTCATCGACACCTATTTCCGTACCTACCCCGGCACCTATTTCACCGGCGACGGGGCGCGCCGCGACGAGGACGGCTACTACTGGATCACCGGCCGCGTCGACGACGTCATCAACGTGTCGGGCCACCGCCTCGGCACGGCCGAGGTCGAAAGCGCCCTGGTCGCTCATCCGCAGGTGGCCGAGGCCGCCGTCGTCGGCTGCCCGCACGACATCAAGGGCCAGGGCATCTACGCCTATGTCACCTTGAAGACCGGCGTCGAGCCGACCGACGCGCTTCGCAAGGAACTGGTCGCCTGGGTGCGCAAGGAGATCGGACCGATCGCCACCCCCGACCACCTGCAATGGGCACCCGGCCTCCCGAAGACCCGCTCGGGCAAGATCATGCGGCGCATCCTGCGCAAGATCGCCGAGAACCAGCCCGACGCGCTCGGCGACACCTCCACGCTGGCCGATCCGTCCGTGGTGGCGAATCTCGTCAACGAGCGGCTGGTCCGGTAG
- a CDS encoding aldo/keto reductase, protein MIYRRLGDSGLKLSALSLGTWLTFGETVDRRAARELVAAALDNGVNFFDGAENYAHGDAERLLGDVLADLRHPRDAWCVSSKVRFGAVPDPAPTQQGLSHKHVVEACNQALQRLRVDHLDLYFCHRPDPDTPLEETVFAMDTLIRQGKVLYWGTSEWPAEAIREAHRIARLHHLQAPRMEQPQYNLLHRRRFETEYAPLARELGLGTTIWSPLASGLLSGKYRDGIPTGSRAAAAGNPWLRERVADEQRQRAIRQLDAIAADLGVALAHLAIAWCLMHPAVSTVILGARHREQLEQNLQAVALVPRLDRETMRRIGKAVRAGLGARLMARWRRRGS, encoded by the coding sequence GTGATCTATCGCCGCCTGGGAGACTCCGGCCTCAAGCTGTCGGCCCTGTCGCTGGGCACCTGGCTGACCTTCGGCGAGACGGTCGACCGGCGCGCGGCACGCGAGCTGGTCGCCGCTGCGCTCGACAACGGCGTCAATTTCTTCGACGGCGCCGAGAACTACGCACACGGCGATGCCGAGCGGCTGCTGGGCGACGTGCTGGCCGATCTGCGCCATCCGCGCGATGCCTGGTGCGTCTCGAGCAAGGTCCGGTTCGGCGCGGTCCCCGATCCGGCACCGACGCAGCAGGGTCTTTCGCACAAGCACGTCGTGGAAGCCTGCAACCAGGCGCTGCAGCGGCTGCGCGTGGACCATCTGGACCTGTACTTCTGTCATCGCCCCGATCCGGATACGCCGCTGGAAGAAACCGTGTTCGCGATGGACACCCTGATCCGGCAGGGCAAGGTGCTCTATTGGGGCACCAGCGAATGGCCGGCCGAGGCGATTCGCGAAGCCCATCGGATCGCTCGCCTGCATCACCTGCAGGCACCCCGCATGGAGCAGCCGCAGTACAACCTGCTGCACCGGCGGCGTTTCGAAACCGAGTACGCGCCGCTGGCGCGCGAGCTGGGGCTCGGCACCACGATCTGGTCGCCGCTGGCGTCCGGCCTGCTGAGCGGCAAGTACCGGGACGGCATCCCGACCGGATCACGGGCCGCCGCAGCCGGCAACCCGTGGCTGCGGGAACGCGTCGCGGACGAGCAGCGGCAACGCGCGATCCGTCAGCTGGACGCCATCGCAGCGGACCTGGGGGTCGCGCTGGCACACCTGGCGATCGCGTGGTGCCTGATGCATCCGGCCGTTTCCACCGTGATCCTGGGCGCCCGTCACCGCGAGCAGCTCGAACAGAACCTGCAGGCCGTCGCGCTGGTCCCGCGGCTGGATCGCGAAACGATGCGCCGGATCGGCAAGGCGGTGCGGGCGGGGCTCGGTGCCCGCCTGATGGCGCGCTGGCGGCGGCGCGGATCCTGA
- the glnK gene encoding P-II family nitrogen regulator: protein MKMVMAVVKPFKLDDVREALAEVGIQGITVTEVKGFGRQKGHTELYRGAEYVVDFLPKVKIEIAVADDAVDRVVETIIQAANTGKIGDGKIFVYPLERIVRIRTGDLDADAL from the coding sequence ATGAAGATGGTCATGGCGGTCGTCAAGCCGTTCAAGCTCGATGACGTGCGCGAGGCGCTGGCGGAGGTCGGCATCCAGGGCATCACGGTGACCGAGGTCAAGGGATTCGGCCGGCAGAAGGGGCATACCGAGCTCTATCGCGGCGCCGAGTACGTCGTGGATTTCCTTCCCAAGGTGAAGATCGAGATCGCCGTGGCCGACGACGCGGTCGACCGGGTCGTGGAAACGATCATCCAGGCCGCCAACACCGGCAAGATCGGCGACGGGAAGATCTTCGTCTATCCGCTGGAACGGATCGTGCGCATCCGGACCGGCGACCTCGACGCCGACGCGCTTTGA
- a CDS encoding NHLP-related RiPP peptide, which yields MGECELTAAQAEALLKRVATDDTFRALFQAAPAKALSVLGIPDDIIINLPAACLIPKTLASKATLDDLLKKYREVTVNAAMGMNVPWIKMEQC from the coding sequence ATGGGTGAATGCGAATTGACGGCCGCGCAGGCCGAGGCTCTGCTCAAGCGCGTCGCGACCGACGATACGTTCCGGGCCCTGTTTCAGGCGGCGCCGGCCAAGGCCTTGAGCGTTCTTGGCATTCCGGACGACATCATCATCAACCTGCCCGCTGCGTGCCTGATTCCCAAGACGCTCGCGTCCAAGGCCACGCTGGACGATCTGCTGAAGAAGTACCGGGAAGTGACCGTCAACGCGGCGATGGGCATGAACGTGCCCTGGATCAAGATGGAGCAGTGCTGA
- a CDS encoding putative peptide maturation dehydrogenase, translated as MRLRRCHCVVIQPRERFTIDLELMLRETPRLASTFEWVALAAHLDAEVRVDLDEIAVLGKVSAHAWTDRSQLEYEHPTQTLQSLEAKGLLVAEHTATANADDSVRTTHWEGLSAVAHRHLRWRDIDSERERGRFQELVEGEPLAHLGPPPATSVERGPPEARIALPGTPASPLAALMARRVTCRNFDPVRPLAPDDLASVLGLVFGARAEATVTGVPVLKKGSPSAGGLHPTEAYLLVRRVDGVAPGLYHYHAVAHALEPLRQLEAAEADALALRFVAVQRYFLEAPVLVIYASRFERNFWKYRQHAKAYRATILDVGHLSQTLYLAATERGLAAFFTAAVNEVDIEAAFGLDPMTQGVIGVGGFGHRADTREEIEFDPLHAVWPA; from the coding sequence ATGCGCCTGCGCCGTTGTCACTGTGTCGTCATCCAGCCCCGTGAGCGGTTCACGATCGACCTGGAGCTGATGCTGAGGGAAACACCGCGCCTCGCCTCGACCTTCGAGTGGGTGGCATTGGCGGCGCACCTGGACGCCGAGGTCCGCGTGGACCTCGACGAGATCGCCGTCCTGGGCAAGGTATCGGCTCATGCCTGGACCGATCGCTCGCAGCTCGAATACGAACACCCCACCCAGACCCTGCAGTCACTGGAAGCCAAGGGCCTGCTGGTCGCCGAGCACACGGCGACGGCCAACGCCGACGACAGCGTCCGCACGACGCATTGGGAAGGCCTGTCGGCTGTCGCGCATCGTCATCTGCGCTGGCGCGACATCGACAGCGAGCGCGAACGCGGCCGCTTCCAGGAGCTCGTCGAGGGCGAACCCCTGGCGCACCTGGGCCCGCCTCCTGCCACCTCGGTCGAGCGCGGCCCGCCCGAGGCACGGATCGCGCTTCCCGGCACGCCCGCCTCGCCGCTGGCTGCGCTGATGGCCCGGCGCGTGACCTGCCGGAACTTCGATCCGGTCCGCCCGCTGGCGCCCGACGACCTGGCCTCGGTCCTGGGCCTGGTCTTCGGCGCACGCGCCGAAGCGACCGTCACCGGTGTTCCGGTGCTCAAGAAGGGCTCGCCGTCGGCCGGCGGATTGCACCCGACCGAGGCCTACCTGCTGGTCCGTCGGGTCGACGGCGTCGCGCCCGGCCTGTATCACTACCACGCCGTGGCCCACGCGCTGGAGCCGCTGCGCCAGCTGGAAGCCGCCGAGGCCGACGCACTGGCGCTGCGCTTCGTCGCCGTGCAGCGCTACTTCCTGGAGGCGCCTGTCCTGGTGATCTATGCGAGCCGCTTCGAGCGCAATTTCTGGAAGTACCGCCAGCACGCCAAGGCGTATCGGGCGACGATCCTCGATGTCGGCCACCTGTCCCAGACGCTCTATCTCGCGGCGACCGAACGCGGCCTGGCGGCGTTCTTCACGGCGGCCGTCAACGAGGTCGACATCGAGGCGGCCTTCGGTCTCGACCCGATGACGCAGGGCGTCATTGGCGTCGGCGGCTTCGGCCATCGAGCCGATACCCGCGAGGAGATCGAGTTCGATCCGCTGCATGCGGTATGGCCGGCCTGA
- the ubiK gene encoding ubiquinone biosynthesis accessory factor UbiK, with translation MTVIGSIDELAARLADLMPSGVRQAREDLTSNVRSILVSGLRQLDLVTREEFDVQRCVLLRTREKLEELERQIGALEAALVLPGRGPATH, from the coding sequence ATGACGGTAATCGGCTCCATCGACGAACTCGCCGCGCGCCTGGCCGACCTGATGCCTTCGGGCGTGCGCCAGGCTCGCGAAGATCTCACATCCAACGTCCGCAGCATCCTGGTGAGCGGTCTGCGCCAGCTCGATCTGGTCACGCGCGAGGAGTTCGACGTCCAGCGCTGCGTACTGCTGCGGACCCGCGAGAAGCTCGAGGAACTCGAGCGCCAGATTGGTGCGCTGGAAGCGGCGCTCGTGCTGCCGGGGCGCGGCCCGGCCACCCACTGA
- a CDS encoding MFS transporter: MASVPASGAALTQSHRRVILASSLGTIFEWYDFYLYGSLAAIIAAHFFTSLPSGSAFVMALLTFAAGFAVRPFGAIVFGRLGDMIGRKYTFLVTIVIMGISTFLVGILPTYASIGIAAPILLVVLRCLQGLALGGEYGGAATYVAEHAPNGKRGLYTSFIQTTATIGLFLSLLVILGCRTMLGEDAFKEWGWRVPFLISFVLLLVSIWIRMKLNESPVFQQMKAEGKHSKAPLTESFANWKNGRIVLLALLGATAGQAVVWYAGQFYALFFLTQTLKVDAVTANLFIAAALAIATGGFIFFGWLSDKIGRKPIIMAGCLLAAITYFPIFKGLTHYANPALEAAAKNSPAVVVADPKDCAFQFVPGELKGHVKFNSSCDLVKNLLNGRSVTYTNEQAPAGTLASVRIGSTTIQGVDVSSLSPEDAKAAQAKLTADLTAAINAAGYPAKADNAQMNKPMVLLLLVLLVLYVTMVYGPIAAWLVELFPTRIRYTSMSLPYHIGNGWFGGFLPTTAFALVLLTGNIYSGLWYPIVVAVFTFIVGTLFLHDTKDVDINQ, encoded by the coding sequence ATGGCATCCGTTCCAGCATCGGGCGCAGCGCTCACCCAGAGCCACAGGCGCGTCATTCTCGCCTCCAGCCTCGGCACGATCTTCGAGTGGTACGACTTCTACCTGTACGGCTCGCTGGCCGCGATCATCGCCGCGCACTTCTTCACGTCCCTGCCCTCGGGCAGCGCGTTCGTGATGGCGCTGCTGACGTTCGCCGCCGGCTTCGCCGTGCGTCCATTCGGCGCGATCGTGTTCGGTCGCCTCGGCGACATGATCGGACGCAAGTACACGTTCCTGGTGACGATCGTGATCATGGGCATCTCGACGTTCCTGGTCGGCATCCTGCCGACCTACGCGTCGATCGGCATCGCCGCGCCGATCCTGCTGGTGGTGTTGAGATGCCTGCAAGGCCTGGCGCTCGGCGGCGAGTACGGCGGCGCGGCCACCTACGTCGCCGAGCATGCACCGAACGGCAAGCGCGGCCTGTACACCAGCTTCATTCAGACCACCGCCACCATCGGCCTGTTCCTGTCGCTGCTGGTGATCCTCGGCTGCCGCACGATGCTCGGCGAGGACGCGTTCAAGGAGTGGGGCTGGCGGGTGCCGTTCCTGATCTCGTTCGTGCTGCTGCTGGTCTCGATCTGGATCCGCATGAAGTTGAACGAGTCACCGGTCTTCCAGCAGATGAAGGCCGAGGGCAAGCACTCCAAGGCACCGCTGACCGAAAGCTTCGCGAACTGGAAGAACGGCAGGATCGTGCTGCTGGCCCTGCTCGGCGCCACCGCGGGCCAGGCGGTGGTCTGGTACGCGGGCCAGTTCTACGCGCTGTTCTTCCTGACGCAGACGCTGAAGGTCGACGCGGTCACGGCCAATCTGTTCATCGCCGCGGCACTGGCGATCGCGACCGGCGGTTTCATCTTCTTCGGCTGGCTGTCGGACAAGATCGGCCGCAAGCCGATCATCATGGCCGGCTGCCTGCTGGCGGCGATCACCTACTTCCCGATCTTCAAGGGGCTGACGCATTACGCCAACCCGGCGCTGGAAGCGGCCGCCAAGAACTCGCCGGCGGTGGTGGTGGCCGATCCGAAGGACTGCGCGTTCCAGTTCGTGCCCGGCGAGCTCAAGGGCCACGTCAAGTTCAACAGCTCCTGTGACTTGGTCAAGAACCTGCTGAACGGCCGTAGCGTGACCTACACCAACGAACAGGCACCTGCCGGCACCCTGGCCAGCGTCCGCATCGGCAGCACGACCATCCAGGGCGTCGACGTCAGCAGTCTCTCGCCGGAAGATGCCAAGGCCGCGCAGGCGAAGCTGACCGCCGATCTCACGGCCGCCATCAACGCCGCCGGCTATCCGGCCAAGGCCGACAATGCCCAGATGAACAAGCCGATGGTGTTGCTGCTGCTGGTGCTCCTGGTGCTCTACGTGACGATGGTCTACGGACCGATCGCGGCCTGGCTGGTCGAGCTGTTCCCGACACGGATCCGCTACACCTCGATGTCGCTGCCGTATCACATCGGCAACGGCTGGTTCGGCGGTTTCCTGCCGACGACCGCGTTCGCTCTGGTGCTGCTGACCGGCAACATCTACTCGGGCCTGTGGTATCCGATCGTGGTGGCGGTCTTCACCTTCATCGTCGGCACGCTGTTCCTGCACGATACGAAGGACGTGGACATCAACCAGTAG
- a CDS encoding YifB family Mg chelatase-like AAA ATPase, with product MSLARVYSRAQDGVAAPLVTCEVHLSGGLPGTSIVGLPETAVKEARDRVRAAILTARFDYPARRITVNLAPADLPKDGGRFDLPIALGILAANGNLPAAALAEHEFVGELALSGELRPIRGVLPAVLRAARSGRRVIVPRGNAAEAALVGAADVRAADTLLDVCAHLAGRAELPVAVASDGSGEAPEDEPDLADVRGQPQARRALELAAAGMHNLLLVGPPGTGKTLLASRLPGILPPLEEDEAIELAAIRSVAGLGGDLHGWKRRAFRSPHHTASAVALVGGGSIPRPGEVSLAHHGVLFLDELPEFDRHVLEVLREPLESGRIVISRAARQAEFPARFQLVAAMNPCPCGYAGDPSGRCRCASEQVARYRSRVSGPLLDRIDLKLEMPRVPLAELRAENAGESSASVKARVCAARMRQLRRAGKPNAWLGNREAERDCALRSSERHLFDRAVERLGLSARAYHRVLRLARTIADLADSDRIEAPHLSEAIQYRRLDLH from the coding sequence ATGAGCCTTGCCCGCGTCTACAGCCGCGCCCAGGATGGCGTCGCGGCTCCCCTGGTGACCTGCGAGGTGCATCTTTCGGGCGGCCTGCCGGGCACCTCGATCGTCGGCCTGCCGGAAACGGCGGTGAAGGAAGCGCGCGACCGCGTCCGTGCGGCGATCCTGACGGCCCGGTTCGACTATCCCGCCCGCCGGATCACCGTCAACCTCGCGCCGGCCGACCTTCCCAAGGATGGCGGGCGGTTCGACCTACCGATCGCGCTCGGCATCCTCGCGGCCAACGGCAACCTGCCGGCGGCGGCGCTGGCGGAGCACGAGTTCGTCGGCGAACTGGCGCTTTCCGGCGAGCTGCGGCCGATCCGGGGCGTCCTGCCGGCGGTGCTGCGTGCCGCCCGCAGCGGCCGGCGCGTGATTGTCCCGCGCGGCAACGCGGCCGAGGCCGCGCTGGTCGGCGCGGCGGACGTGCGTGCGGCGGACACCCTGCTCGACGTCTGCGCGCACCTGGCCGGCCGTGCGGAGCTGCCGGTGGCGGTCGCGTCGGACGGTTCCGGCGAAGCTCCCGAGGACGAGCCCGACCTCGCCGACGTCCGTGGGCAGCCGCAGGCGCGCAGGGCATTGGAGCTGGCCGCGGCCGGTATGCACAACCTGCTGCTGGTCGGCCCTCCCGGTACCGGAAAGACGCTGCTGGCCAGCCGGCTTCCCGGCATTCTTCCGCCGCTCGAGGAGGACGAGGCGATCGAGCTGGCCGCGATCCGGTCCGTTGCCGGCCTGGGAGGGGACCTGCACGGCTGGAAGCGGCGTGCGTTCCGCAGTCCGCACCACACGGCTTCTGCCGTCGCCCTCGTCGGTGGCGGATCGATACCGCGTCCCGGCGAGGTCTCCCTGGCCCATCACGGCGTGCTCTTCCTCGACGAGCTGCCGGAGTTCGACCGCCACGTGCTCGAAGTGCTGCGCGAGCCGTTGGAATCGGGTCGCATCGTCATCTCGCGCGCCGCGCGCCAGGCCGAGTTCCCGGCCCGCTTCCAACTGGTCGCGGCGATGAACCCGTGTCCCTGCGGCTACGCCGGCGATCCGTCGGGCCGGTGCCGCTGCGCATCGGAACAGGTCGCGCGCTATCGGTCGCGCGTGTCCGGGCCGCTGCTGGACCGGATCGACCTGAAGCTGGAGATGCCGCGGGTTCCGCTGGCCGAGCTGCGCGCGGAGAATGCCGGCGAATCCAGCGCCTCGGTCAAGGCGCGCGTCTGCGCGGCGCGCATGCGCCAGCTCAGGCGTGCCGGCAAGCCCAATGCCTGGCTGGGCAACCGGGAAGCCGAGCGCGACTGCGCCTTGCGCTCGAGCGAGAGACATCTGTTCGACCGGGCGGTCGAGCGGCTCGGCCTTTCGGCGCGCGCCTATCACCGTGTATTGCGCCTGGCGCGCACGATCGCCGACCTCGCCGACAGCGACCGCATCGAGGCGCCGCATCTGTCCGAGGCGATCCAGTACCGGCGCCTGGACCTGCACTGA